The following is a genomic window from Benincasa hispida cultivar B227 chromosome 7, ASM972705v1, whole genome shotgun sequence.
TCTGATGTTTGAAAACACTCCTAAAAACTggattaaaacattttaaaaagaaatctacaagaaaagtttgaagataaaatataaagttgaaaaaGGCATGCTACAACTTATTTCCTGAGATTTAAAAAGTAACAGAGGTTGAGAAAATCAATTCTAAGTTGTTTTTAGATGATATTGATAGCTAGTTAACTAATAAAAGGTGAGGAGGCATACTTGAAGTGGAAATTTTTAGATGATATGGTGAGCAAaaagcaaaaatcaaagaaaagatGGTGGTCATTGATCTCACCCAATGGAAGAAGTTAAAAAGTGATGGGATGGATTAATTAGTTAGGGAGAAAAGGAGGAGAAAAAAAAGTCCATATAACCTAAAATCCATTGAAAATACTAATGGATTAAGTTAGGCCACTTGAGCCGTTGGAACGAGTGCATCACATCGCACCTTCaaactgacattgaagagaTCGATATTGAGCATCTTTCATAACACCTTATTTGATGTCGGTCACCTGACAGACATCGTACCCCAATTTTATACTAACGTGAGTTGTTTTATAAATctcaagaactaaattgttacttttgaAATCTTATATAtcaaatagaaacctaactcaAACTTCTAGAATCAGAAGTATATATTGTCTAAACAATTAATAAAACCCCTCATTTCAATCAAGACAATAATCAATgcataaaattagaaaaaaaaagaaaaaaacaaaaacgatCCTTAATTATGTTAACATGGATCATAAAACATTGATATAATGTCCATACACTTCTTCTCTTGAAATCGATGTTTAAACTCTCTTATCTCACTCATGATtattagtgaaaaaaaaaatccattatcataaaaattaaatattcatattatGAAATCTACACacaaggaaaaaagaaaaaagaaaaaaaaaagtaataaagagTAAGTTTATAGtagttaaatttgaaataataaaaaagaataacaCCAGTCCATGTGCATCTCTCCCAGAAAGTGAAGACATATTGATGATAATCCCTTTGTTGGTAGAAATCATAAGTGGAATGAAATGACGCATTATATTGGCGATCCCTTTGACGTTTGTATCAATCACATTATCAAATTCTTGTGCATCCAACTCCCATATTTTCCCATTTCTATTGATCAAACCTGCATTATTCACTATCACCACACACAATATATCCTTAATTTGCATTTGTCTTCCAAACAACCTctacaaattttattaaacaaattcAAAACAAAGTTCAATACCAATGATATTTGGTACTAATTCATTTTCCACAATAGCTTGGACAAACTCTTCAACATTGGTGTTTGATCTCTGCACGATCAacatttacttttgttattagGGTGTTTATAGACCAATGGAAAACAGGGACACGAGTAACAAGGTCAAGAAGGGCAGGAcattattaaaaatgaaatttgggacGCGCTCAAAATTTCCAAACTATTCGTCTAACAATATCGACCTCATCCCTTTCATTGGCACATTTTACCTTGTTTAGATTTTGGCATCAACAAATTT
Proteins encoded in this region:
- the LOC120081798 gene encoding NADPH-dependent pterin aldehyde reductase-like, with amino-acid sequence MATATADESSRKVLITGVSKGLGRALALELANRGHTIIGCSRDQTKLHSLQQQLAQVSSTKHLLFNVDVRSNTNVEEFVQAIVENELVPNIIVNNAGLINRNGKIWELDAQEFDNVIDTNVKGIANIMRHFIPLMISTNKGIIINMSSLSGRDAHGLVLFFFIISNLTTINLLFITFFFLFSFFLVCRFHNMNI